Proteins found in one Bacillus subtilis subsp. subtilis str. 168 genomic segment:
- the nagBA gene encoding glucosamine-6-phosphate isomerase (Evidence 1a: Function from experimental evidences in the studied strain; PubMedId: 15755726, 18436239; Product type e: enzyme), with protein sequence MKVMECQTYEELSQIAARITADTIKEKPDAVLGLATGGTPEGTYRQLIRLHQTENLSFQNITTVNLDEYAGLSSDDPNSYHFYMNDRFFQHIDSKPSRHFIPNGNADDLEAECRRYEQLVDSLGDTDIQLLGIGRNGHIGFNEPGTSFKSRTHVVTLNEQTRQANARYFPSIDSVPKKALTMGIQTILSSKRILLLISGKSKAEAVRKLLEGNISEDFPASALHLHSDVTVLIDREAASLRP encoded by the coding sequence ATGAAAGTAATGGAATGTCAAACGTATGAAGAGCTAAGCCAAATAGCAGCCAGAATAACGGCAGATACAATCAAAGAAAAACCTGATGCTGTTCTCGGTTTAGCGACGGGCGGCACACCGGAAGGCACGTATCGCCAGCTGATCCGCCTGCACCAAACTGAGAATCTCTCATTTCAAAACATCACTACAGTTAATTTGGATGAGTACGCCGGACTTTCAAGCGATGACCCGAACAGCTATCACTTCTATATGAACGACCGTTTTTTTCAGCATATCGACAGCAAGCCTAGCCGGCATTTTATTCCGAATGGAAATGCAGACGATTTGGAGGCCGAATGCAGACGGTATGAACAGCTAGTCGATTCCCTCGGCGACACTGACATTCAGCTTCTCGGCATCGGCCGAAACGGACACATCGGCTTTAACGAACCGGGAACGTCTTTCAAGTCGCGAACTCATGTTGTGACATTAAATGAGCAAACCCGCCAAGCGAATGCCAGATATTTTCCCTCCATAGACAGCGTGCCGAAAAAAGCACTGACAATGGGAATTCAAACGATACTCTCAAGCAAGCGCATTCTGCTGCTTATTTCTGGAAAAAGCAAAGCGGAAGCTGTTCGTAAGCTGTTAGAAGGAAACATAAGCGAAGATTTTCCCGCATCTGCTTTGCACCTGCATTCCGATGTTACGGTTTTGATTGATCGTGAAGCCGCGTCATTAAGACCTTGA
- the lgt gene encoding prelipoprotein diacylglycerol transferase (Evidence 1a: Function from experimental evidences in the studied strain; PubMedId: 10096076, 11425480, 15126458, 15849754, 16850406, 18556788, 27226549; Product type e: enzyme) has product MNEAIEPLNPIAFQLGPLAVHWYGIIIGLGALLGLWIAMRESEKRGLQKDTFIDLVLFAIPIAIICARIYYVAFEWDYYAAHPGEIIKIWKGGIAIHGGLIGAILTGYVFSRVKNLSFWKLADIAAPSILLGQAIGRWGNFMNQEAHGEAVSRAFLENLHLPEFIINQMYINGQYYHPTFLYESLWSFVGVIVLLLLRRANLRRGEMFLIYIIWYSIGRYFIEGMRTDSLMLTDSLRIAQVISIVLIVLAVAAIIFRRVKGYSKERYAE; this is encoded by the coding sequence ATGAATGAAGCGATAGAACCACTCAATCCGATAGCATTTCAGCTGGGGCCGTTAGCCGTCCACTGGTACGGAATCATTATCGGTCTCGGCGCTTTGCTCGGGCTGTGGATAGCGATGAGGGAAAGTGAAAAACGGGGGCTGCAGAAAGATACGTTTATTGATCTTGTCCTGTTTGCCATTCCAATTGCGATTATTTGCGCACGAATTTATTATGTTGCCTTTGAATGGGACTATTATGCGGCACATCCGGGAGAAATCATTAAGATTTGGAAGGGCGGCATTGCCATTCATGGCGGATTAATCGGCGCCATTTTAACGGGTTATGTGTTTTCGAGAGTGAAAAACCTTTCGTTCTGGAAGCTTGCGGATATTGCCGCGCCCAGCATTTTGCTCGGCCAGGCGATCGGCCGCTGGGGGAACTTCATGAATCAGGAAGCGCACGGCGAGGCTGTCAGCAGAGCCTTTTTAGAAAACCTGCACCTGCCTGAATTTATCATCAATCAAATGTATATCAATGGGCAATATTATCATCCTACTTTTTTATATGAATCACTATGGAGCTTTGTCGGCGTCATTGTTTTACTGCTGCTGCGCAGAGCGAATTTGCGTAGAGGCGAGATGTTCTTGATCTATATCATTTGGTATTCAATCGGAAGATACTTTATTGAAGGAATGCGGACTGACAGCTTAATGCTGACTGATTCACTTCGCATCGCTCAGGTGATTTCAATCGTATTGATTGTTTTGGCTGTGGCAGCCATCATCTTCAGACGCGTCAAGGGATACTCGAAGGAGCGGTACGCGGAGTAG
- the hisG gene encoding ATP phosphoribosyltransferase (Evidence 2a: Function from experimental evidences in other organisms; PubMedId: 10430882, 12269828, 12511575, 14741209, 15660995, 17154531, 21774583, 22989207, 28092443, 28872824; Product type e: enzyme): protein MGKLLTMAMPKGRIFEEAAGLLRQAGYRLPEEFEDSRKLIIDVPEENLRFILAKPMDVTTYVEHGVADVGIAGKDVMLEEERDVYEVLDLNISKCHLAVAGLPNTDWSGVAPRIATKYPNVASSYFREQGEQVEIIKLNGSIELAPLIGLADRIVDIVSTGQTLKENGLVETEHICDITSRFIVNPVSYRMKDDVIDEMASRLSLVVEGETAK from the coding sequence ATGGGTAAGTTACTCACAATGGCGATGCCAAAGGGCCGGATATTTGAAGAAGCGGCAGGGCTGCTGAGGCAGGCAGGCTACAGGCTCCCTGAGGAGTTTGAAGATTCGAGAAAACTGATCATCGATGTGCCGGAGGAAAATCTTCGGTTTATATTAGCGAAGCCGATGGACGTAACCACGTATGTGGAGCATGGCGTGGCAGACGTCGGAATTGCGGGCAAGGATGTCATGCTGGAGGAGGAACGCGATGTGTATGAGGTACTGGATTTAAACATCAGCAAATGCCACTTAGCTGTCGCCGGACTTCCGAATACAGACTGGAGCGGAGTAGCGCCAAGAATCGCGACAAAGTATCCGAATGTGGCTTCCAGTTATTTCAGAGAGCAGGGAGAACAAGTCGAGATTATTAAGCTCAACGGTTCAATTGAACTGGCTCCGCTCATTGGGCTTGCAGATCGGATAGTGGACATTGTTTCCACAGGACAGACGCTGAAAGAAAATGGGCTTGTTGAAACGGAGCACATTTGTGACATTACCTCTCGCTTTATTGTCAACCCGGTAAGCTATCGCATGAAAGACGATGTGATTGACGAAATGGCATCCCGCCTATCTCTCGTTGTGGAAGGAGAGACGGCAAAATGA
- the yvpB gene encoding putative hydratase (Evidence 3: Putative function from multiple computational evidences; Product type e: enzyme), which translates to MKTLRTLCVLMILSGVIFFGLKIDAKDIDIPFLNSLKKVVSDSDTDSAANSKKELKGSAKPLDVILYNQMDAPRLYNGCEVTSLAMVLNYAGYDVTKNTLANQVATVPLTYSSGLKGDPNDGFVGDMANGPGLGVYHRPIYQLAKTYAGDKVSDLTGKSISAVYQQLEKGNPVWVITTANFTPVDNMQTWKTPNGTIEITYSEHSVAVTGYDDKYVYLNDPYGYKNRKTDRTSFEKAWKQMGSQAVVIQK; encoded by the coding sequence ATGAAAACACTGCGAACTCTATGTGTCCTGATGATTCTTTCAGGCGTTATTTTTTTCGGACTTAAAATAGATGCAAAAGATATAGATATTCCTTTTTTGAACAGCCTTAAAAAAGTGGTTTCTGATAGCGATACAGACTCAGCTGCGAATAGCAAAAAGGAGCTGAAGGGAAGCGCAAAACCGCTGGATGTCATCCTTTACAATCAAATGGACGCACCCCGGCTCTATAACGGCTGTGAAGTAACAAGCCTTGCGATGGTGCTGAATTATGCGGGATACGACGTGACAAAAAATACCCTGGCAAATCAGGTTGCCACAGTGCCTTTGACATACAGCAGCGGATTAAAGGGTGATCCGAATGACGGATTTGTCGGGGATATGGCGAATGGCCCTGGTCTCGGTGTCTACCATCGACCGATCTATCAGCTGGCGAAAACCTATGCGGGAGACAAAGTGTCTGATCTGACTGGAAAAAGTATTTCCGCTGTTTATCAGCAGCTTGAAAAAGGCAATCCAGTTTGGGTTATTACGACAGCCAACTTTACGCCAGTTGACAACATGCAGACATGGAAAACGCCAAACGGAACGATAGAAATTACGTACAGCGAACACAGCGTCGCCGTTACGGGATATGATGATAAATATGTGTATCTCAATGATCCGTATGGCTATAAAAACAGAAAAACCGATAGAACAAGCTTTGAAAAAGCGTGGAAACAAATGGGCAGCCAGGCCGTGGTTATTCAAAAGTAA
- the pelC gene encoding secreted pectate (polygalacturonate) lyase (Evidence 1a: Function from experimental evidences in the studied strain; PubMedId: 10658655, 15187182, 16514142, 20000851, 24236123; Product type e: enzyme) has product MKKIVSILFMFGLVMGFSQFQPSTVFAADKVVHETIIVPKNTTYDGKGQRFVAGKELGDGSQSENQDPVFRVEDGATLKNVVLGAPAADGVHTYGNVNIQNVKWEDVGEDALTVKKEGKVTIDGGSAQKASDKIFQINKASTFTVKNFTADNGGKFIRQLGGSTFHVDVIIDKCTITNMKEAIFRTDSKTSTVRMTNTRYSNVGQKWIGVQHIYENNNTQF; this is encoded by the coding sequence TTGAAAAAAATCGTGTCTATCCTATTTATGTTCGGTTTGGTTATGGGTTTCAGCCAGTTTCAGCCATCAACCGTTTTTGCAGCTGACAAAGTGGTGCACGAAACAATTATCGTACCAAAAAATACAACATATGACGGGAAAGGACAGCGGTTTGTGGCAGGGAAAGAATTAGGTGACGGAAGCCAGTCAGAAAACCAAGACCCTGTTTTTCGTGTGGAGGATGGAGCAACCCTGAAAAATGTGGTGCTTGGTGCACCTGCAGCTGATGGCGTGCACACTTATGGAAACGTTAACATTCAGAATGTGAAATGGGAAGATGTTGGTGAGGATGCGTTAACGGTGAAGAAGGAAGGAAAAGTGACGATCGACGGCGGTTCTGCTCAAAAAGCGTCAGATAAGATATTCCAAATCAATAAAGCCAGTACCTTCACAGTGAAAAATTTCACGGCGGATAATGGCGGGAAGTTCATTAGACAGCTTGGTGGTTCAACCTTCCACGTTGATGTGATCATCGACAAGTGCACCATCACAAACATGAAGGAAGCGATATTCCGGACGGACAGCAAAACAAGCACGGTCAGAATGACAAATACACGCTACTCTAATGTCGGTCAAAAATGGATTGGTGTTCAGCATATTTACGAAAACAACAACACTCAATTTTAA
- the ppaX gene encoding Hpr-associated pyrophosphatase (Evidence 1a: Function from experimental evidences in the studied strain; PubMedId: 9465101, 12359880, 12411438, 16182622, 22353596; Product type e: enzyme) has product MSDKQVTTILFDLDGTLINTNELIIASFLHTLEHYYPSKYKREDVLAFIGPSLFDTFSSMDPDKCEDMIAMYRAYNHDMHDSLVTEYETVYETLDALKKAGFTLGIVTTKLRDTVNMGLKLTGIGEFFETVVTLDDVTNAKPDPEPVLLALKQLGSEPAEAIMVGDNYHDVLAGKNAGTKTAGVAWTIKGPEMLAKHEPDFMLEKMSDLLQIVGVK; this is encoded by the coding sequence ATGAGTGACAAACAAGTAACGACGATTCTGTTTGATTTAGACGGAACGCTTATTAATACGAATGAATTAATTATCGCGTCCTTTTTGCATACACTGGAGCATTATTATCCGAGCAAGTATAAACGAGAAGATGTCCTTGCATTTATCGGGCCGTCTCTTTTTGATACGTTCTCTTCGATGGACCCTGATAAATGCGAGGATATGATCGCTATGTACAGAGCGTACAATCATGACATGCATGATTCACTCGTCACTGAATATGAAACGGTATATGAGACCCTGGATGCATTAAAAAAAGCCGGCTTTACATTAGGAATTGTGACAACAAAATTAAGAGATACTGTCAATATGGGCCTCAAGCTCACGGGAATCGGCGAATTCTTTGAAACAGTTGTCACCCTTGATGATGTGACGAATGCAAAGCCTGATCCCGAGCCTGTGCTGTTAGCGCTGAAACAGCTAGGAAGCGAGCCGGCGGAAGCCATTATGGTCGGTGATAATTACCATGATGTGCTGGCAGGGAAAAACGCCGGTACAAAAACGGCAGGAGTCGCATGGACGATTAAAGGGCCGGAAATGCTGGCGAAGCATGAGCCGGATTTTATGCTTGAGAAAATGAGTGATCTATTACAAATCGTTGGAGTGAAGTAA
- the nagA gene encoding N-acetylglucosamine-6-phosphate deacetylase (Evidence 1a: Function from experimental evidences in the studied strain; PubMedId: 6774970, 14557261, 21602348; Product type e: enzyme) produces MAESLLIKDIAIVTENEVIKNGYVGINDGKISTVSTERPKEPYSKEIQAPADSVLLPGMIDIHIHGGYGADTMDASFSTLDIMSSRLPEEGTTSFLATTITQEHGNISQALVNAREWKAAEESSLLGAELLGIHLEGPFVSPKRAGAQPKEWIRPSDVELFKKWQQEAGGLIKIVTLAPEEDQHFELIRHLKDESIIASMGHTDADSALLSDAAKAGASHMTHLYNAMSPFHHREPGVIGTALAHDGFVTELIADGIHSHPLAAKLAFLAKGSSKLILITDSMRAKGLKDGVYEFGGQSVTVRGRTALLSDGTLAGSILKMNEGARHMREFTNCSWTDIANITSENAAKQLGIFDRKGSVTVGKDADLVIVSSDCEVILTICRGNIAFISKEADQI; encoded by the coding sequence ATGGCAGAGAGTCTTCTTATCAAAGACATTGCGATCGTGACAGAAAATGAAGTAATCAAAAACGGCTATGTCGGAATCAATGACGGAAAAATCAGCACAGTTTCAACAGAACGGCCCAAGGAGCCATATTCAAAAGAGATTCAAGCACCTGCGGATTCCGTTTTGCTTCCCGGCATGATTGACATTCATATCCACGGCGGCTATGGCGCAGATACAATGGATGCTAGCTTTTCCACGCTCGACATCATGTCGTCAAGACTGCCCGAAGAAGGCACGACGAGCTTTTTAGCCACAACGATTACCCAAGAGCATGGGAACATTTCTCAAGCTTTGGTGAACGCAAGAGAGTGGAAAGCGGCTGAAGAGTCCTCTTTATTAGGTGCAGAACTGCTCGGCATTCATTTAGAGGGCCCCTTTGTTTCGCCTAAAAGAGCCGGAGCGCAGCCAAAGGAGTGGATTAGGCCTTCGGATGTTGAGCTTTTCAAAAAGTGGCAGCAGGAGGCGGGCGGACTGATCAAAATTGTTACACTTGCGCCGGAGGAGGATCAGCATTTTGAACTGATCCGCCATTTGAAAGACGAATCGATTATCGCATCCATGGGGCACACGGATGCCGATTCCGCATTGCTGTCGGATGCCGCAAAAGCAGGGGCGAGCCATATGACTCATCTGTACAACGCGATGAGCCCGTTTCATCACCGAGAGCCCGGAGTGATCGGAACGGCGCTGGCCCATGATGGGTTTGTGACAGAGCTTATCGCCGATGGCATTCACTCCCATCCTTTAGCTGCAAAGCTTGCTTTTTTGGCGAAAGGCAGCAGCAAGCTCATTTTAATTACCGATTCCATGAGGGCAAAAGGACTGAAAGACGGCGTATATGAGTTCGGCGGCCAAAGTGTGACGGTAAGAGGACGAACAGCACTTCTTTCAGACGGAACCCTTGCCGGTTCGATCCTCAAAATGAACGAAGGCGCACGGCATATGCGTGAGTTTACAAATTGCTCTTGGACGGATATAGCTAATATAACTTCTGAAAACGCGGCCAAACAGCTGGGCATCTTTGACCGAAAAGGCAGTGTGACTGTGGGAAAAGATGCAGATTTGGTGATTGTCAGCAGTGATTGCGAGGTGATTCTCACCATTTGCCGCGGAAACATTGCATTTATATCCAAGGAGGCTGACCAGATATGA
- the yvoD gene encoding putative integral inner membrane protein with nucleotide binding domain (Evidence 3: Putative function from multiple computational evidences; PubMedId: 15849754, 16850406, 27226549; Product type m: membrane component), protein MKKIFLAGLAAGFQTTWTLGKVIFPVTLLVTLLQHTPVMDWLVRLITPVMGLFGLSGEAAIPLVLGNMLNLYAGIAGILTLDLSVKEVFILAVMLSFCHNLIIESTVAAKVGIRIGVILAVRIGLAAVSAIVINLIWHGGKETAQYGFIAAKSAAPDSWLGMLAEALTKAGLGVLQLAAIVIPLMIIIQFLRDLGWLYRFSRWLSPFTQLLGMNKNTSMTMVTGLTIGLAYGAGVMIKAVEDDGVSKRDMTLAFIFLVACHAVVEDTLVFIPLGIPVWPLLLIRVTTAVLLTMAIAHTWKKWKPSAVGKEAI, encoded by the coding sequence ATGAAGAAGATCTTTCTGGCCGGTCTTGCAGCAGGTTTTCAAACAACATGGACGCTGGGTAAAGTGATTTTCCCGGTAACGCTATTGGTCACTTTGCTCCAGCATACCCCTGTCATGGATTGGCTTGTACGGCTGATCACACCGGTAATGGGTCTCTTCGGGCTTTCTGGTGAAGCGGCCATTCCGCTTGTACTGGGAAATATGCTGAATCTGTATGCGGGAATTGCCGGGATTTTAACATTGGATTTATCTGTGAAAGAAGTCTTTATTTTAGCTGTTATGCTTTCTTTCTGTCATAACTTGATTATCGAATCGACAGTTGCCGCAAAGGTTGGTATCAGAATTGGCGTCATATTGGCCGTGCGCATCGGTTTGGCCGCTGTGTCAGCCATCGTCATCAACCTCATTTGGCATGGCGGAAAGGAAACGGCGCAGTACGGTTTTATCGCTGCGAAGAGCGCGGCGCCAGACAGCTGGCTAGGAATGTTGGCAGAAGCATTAACGAAAGCCGGACTTGGTGTTTTGCAGCTGGCGGCAATAGTGATCCCGCTGATGATTATCATCCAGTTTTTAAGAGATTTAGGCTGGCTTTATCGGTTTTCCAGGTGGCTGTCGCCGTTTACGCAGCTGCTTGGCATGAATAAAAATACGTCTATGACGATGGTGACGGGACTGACGATTGGTCTGGCCTACGGAGCGGGTGTCATGATCAAAGCTGTCGAGGATGACGGCGTGAGCAAGCGGGACATGACATTGGCATTTATATTTCTCGTTGCCTGCCACGCGGTCGTGGAAGATACACTTGTCTTTATTCCGCTTGGCATACCGGTCTGGCCGCTTCTTTTGATTCGTGTCACCACAGCAGTTCTGCTGACAATGGCTATTGCGCACACGTGGAAAAAATGGAAACCCTCAGCGGTTGGAAAGGAAGCAATATGA
- the hprK gene encoding serine/threonine protein kinase/phosphorylase (pyrophosphate-producing) (Evidence 1a: Function from experimental evidences in the studied strain; PubMedId: 10636874, 12009882, 12359875, 12411438, 12779331, 15023355, 16267306, 17878158, 20487301, 21992469, 27226549; Product type e : enzyme), producing MAKVRTKDVMEQFNLELISGEEGINRPITMSDLSRPGIEIAGYFTYYPRERVQLLGKTELSFFEQLPEEEKKQRMDSLCTDVTPAIILSRDMPIPQELIDASEKNGVPVLRSPLKTTRLSSRLTNFLESRLAPTTAIHGVLVDIYGVGVLITGKSGVGKSETALELVKRGHRLVADDCVEIRQEDQDTLVGNAPELIEHLLEIRGLGIINVMTLFGAGAVRSNKRITIVMNLELWEQGKQYDRLGLEEETMKIIDTEITKLTIPVRPGRNLAVIIEVAAMNFRLKRMGLNAAEQFTNKLADVIEDGEQEE from the coding sequence GTGGCAAAGGTTCGCACAAAAGACGTAATGGAACAGTTCAATTTGGAATTAATCAGCGGAGAAGAAGGAATTAACCGCCCGATTACAATGAGTGACCTATCAAGACCAGGTATTGAAATTGCCGGATATTTTACATATTACCCGAGGGAGCGCGTGCAGCTTCTCGGAAAAACAGAGCTTTCTTTCTTTGAACAGCTTCCTGAAGAGGAGAAAAAGCAGCGAATGGATTCTCTGTGCACTGATGTAACACCAGCTATTATTCTTTCTAGAGATATGCCCATCCCGCAGGAGCTGATTGACGCCTCCGAGAAAAATGGGGTGCCTGTCCTCAGATCGCCGCTGAAAACGACAAGACTGTCAAGCCGTTTAACCAACTTCCTTGAGAGCAGGCTGGCGCCTACCACAGCAATTCATGGCGTTCTTGTCGATATATATGGTGTCGGCGTGCTGATCACAGGAAAAAGCGGCGTCGGAAAAAGCGAAACAGCGCTAGAGCTTGTGAAAAGAGGGCATCGCCTTGTTGCCGATGATTGCGTTGAAATACGGCAGGAGGATCAGGATACTCTTGTGGGAAACGCTCCGGAATTAATTGAGCACCTTCTTGAGATCAGGGGCCTTGGCATTATCAATGTGATGACGCTATTTGGCGCTGGCGCGGTCAGAAGCAATAAACGAATCACGATTGTCATGAATCTTGAACTCTGGGAGCAGGGCAAGCAATACGACCGGCTCGGACTTGAGGAAGAGACCATGAAAATCATTGATACAGAAATTACAAAACTGACGATTCCCGTCCGCCCAGGCCGAAATCTTGCAGTCATCATCGAAGTGGCAGCAATGAACTTCAGATTGAAGCGGATGGGGCTGAATGCCGCTGAACAATTTACCAACAAGCTGGCGGACGTCATTGAAGACGGTGAACAAGAAGAATAG
- the hisZ gene encoding histidyl-tRNA synthetase-like subunit of ATP phophoribosyltransferase (Evidence 2a: Function from experimental evidences in other organisms; PubMedId: 10430882, 12269828, 12511575, 15660995; Product type e: enzyme), translated as MFMFEKPHGMRDTLPGLYETKKKVRRSLTDLIDKWGYQFMETPTLEFYDTVGVQSAIEEQQLFKLLDQDGKTLVLRPDMTGPIARVAASKLLKHGHPLRVGYAANVFRAQEREGGRPAEFEQVGVELIGDGTTSADAEVIALVVGALKNAGLASFKIAIGHAGIADALFVEVLGNVERADVLRRFLYEKNYVGYREHVKSLPLSSIDKSRLLELLELRGGIEVCGRAEEIVDSAQGKSVVDELKALWDILEDYGCTENVRLDLNMVSHMSYYTGILFEVYAENVGFVIGSGGRYNKLLGHFDSPAPATGFGLRIDRLIEALHMKDEPCEIDAVIFSKEQRAQAIAYANEERMKGNKVVLQDLSGIENIDQMTKSFANVTYFIGARKEEQNG; from the coding sequence ATGTTTATGTTTGAAAAACCGCACGGCATGAGAGATACACTGCCCGGTTTATACGAAACGAAAAAAAAGGTGAGACGATCGTTAACCGATTTGATTGATAAATGGGGATATCAATTTATGGAAACGCCGACACTGGAGTTTTACGATACCGTTGGCGTCCAGTCAGCAATTGAAGAGCAGCAGCTGTTTAAGCTACTTGATCAGGACGGCAAGACATTGGTGCTTCGCCCGGATATGACGGGGCCGATTGCAAGGGTGGCGGCATCGAAGCTTCTGAAACACGGTCATCCGCTAAGAGTCGGCTATGCGGCAAATGTATTCAGGGCTCAGGAGCGTGAAGGCGGACGTCCGGCTGAGTTCGAGCAGGTCGGAGTGGAGTTAATCGGTGACGGCACGACGAGCGCGGATGCGGAGGTCATTGCTTTAGTCGTCGGGGCATTAAAAAACGCTGGGCTGGCATCCTTTAAAATTGCAATTGGCCATGCCGGCATTGCGGATGCTTTGTTTGTTGAGGTGCTCGGAAACGTTGAACGAGCTGATGTGCTGCGGAGGTTCTTATATGAAAAGAACTACGTCGGCTACAGAGAGCATGTCAAGTCTCTCCCGCTTTCCTCCATTGATAAAAGCAGGCTGCTTGAGCTCCTTGAACTGCGGGGCGGTATAGAAGTATGCGGACGTGCCGAGGAAATCGTCGATTCTGCGCAAGGAAAAAGCGTGGTTGATGAGCTGAAGGCGCTGTGGGACATTCTTGAGGATTACGGATGTACGGAAAATGTCCGCCTGGATCTGAATATGGTCAGCCACATGAGCTATTACACAGGGATTTTATTTGAAGTGTACGCCGAGAATGTCGGTTTTGTCATTGGAAGCGGCGGCCGTTACAACAAGCTGCTGGGCCATTTTGATTCACCTGCACCGGCAACAGGCTTCGGGCTTCGGATCGACCGGCTGATTGAAGCCCTTCATATGAAGGACGAACCTTGTGAAATAGACGCTGTTATTTTCAGCAAAGAGCAGCGGGCGCAAGCCATCGCTTATGCGAATGAAGAACGCATGAAAGGGAACAAAGTGGTTCTTCAAGATTTATCGGGAATAGAAAATATCGACCAGATGACAAAATCTTTTGCAAACGTCACTTATTTTATCGGTGCCAGAAAGGAAGAGCAAAATGGGTAA
- the hprF gene encoding dephosphorylated heptaprenylglyceryl phosphate O-acetyltransferase (Evidence 1a: Function from experimental evidences in the studied strain; PubMedId: 21761520, 27226549; Product type e: enzyme), whose protein sequence is MRKTDRHPVSGANSLWHVYQTVPFLKVVKNFIVIQIARYTPFIGMKNWLYRTFLRMKVGKQTSFALMVMPDIMFPEKISVGTNTIIGYNTTILAHEYLIHEYRIGKVLIGDEVMIGANTTILPGVKIGDGAVVSAGTLVHKDVPDGAFVGGNPMRIIYTKEEMQERLKKSAE, encoded by the coding sequence GTGAGAAAAACAGATCGTCATCCGGTCTCGGGGGCCAACTCACTGTGGCATGTCTATCAAACGGTACCTTTTTTAAAGGTCGTCAAAAATTTCATTGTCATTCAAATTGCGAGATATACGCCGTTTATAGGGATGAAAAACTGGCTGTACCGCACATTTCTGCGGATGAAGGTTGGAAAACAGACATCCTTTGCCCTCATGGTGATGCCAGATATCATGTTTCCGGAAAAGATCTCAGTCGGAACAAATACAATCATCGGGTACAATACGACCATTCTGGCCCATGAGTATTTGATTCACGAATACCGGATCGGCAAAGTTCTGATCGGGGACGAAGTGATGATTGGTGCCAACACGACCATTCTGCCCGGGGTGAAAATAGGAGATGGCGCAGTTGTGTCCGCCGGAACGCTTGTCCATAAGGATGTGCCTGACGGGGCATTTGTCGGCGGAAATCCGATGAGGATCATCTATACGAAGGAAGAAATGCAAGAAAGATTGAAAAAGTCCGCTGAATAA